The following coding sequences are from one Arthrobacter crystallopoietes window:
- a CDS encoding RNA-binding protein has product MLAEALEHLVRGIVDRPEDVKVMVKTNRRSDIIEVRVHQDDLGRVIGRQGRTARALRTVIAALAGGEQVRVDVVDTDRRR; this is encoded by the coding sequence ATGCTGGCTGAAGCGCTCGAACACCTGGTCCGTGGCATCGTTGACCGTCCCGAGGACGTCAAGGTCATGGTAAAGACCAACCGCCGCTCAGACATTATTGAGGTGCGGGTCCACCAGGATGATTTGGGCCGCGTCATTGGCCGTCAGGGCCGCACAGCACGCGCACTGCGCACCGTCATCGCCGCATTGGCCGGTGGCGAGCAGGTCCGCGTGGACGTAGTGGATACTGACCGCCGCCGCTGA
- the rpsP gene encoding 30S ribosomal protein S16: MAVKIRLKRLGKKFSAHYRIVVMDARAKRDGRAIEEIGLYRPTEEPSYIDIKSDRAQYWLGVGAQPSEQVAALLKITGDWQKFKGIEGQEGTLKTKAPKEAFAAPEKESVIIPEAITPKAKKEEAADEAAAEAPAEESADETAKAE; encoded by the coding sequence GTGGCCGTAAAGATTCGCCTTAAGCGCCTCGGCAAGAAGTTCTCAGCCCACTACCGAATCGTTGTCATGGATGCCCGCGCCAAGCGCGACGGCCGTGCCATCGAGGAGATCGGGCTGTACCGCCCCACCGAGGAGCCGTCGTACATCGACATCAAGTCCGACCGTGCACAGTACTGGCTCGGCGTAGGCGCCCAGCCGTCCGAGCAGGTTGCCGCCCTGCTCAAGATCACCGGTGACTGGCAGAAGTTCAAGGGTATTGAGGGCCAGGAAGGCACGCTCAAGACCAAGGCTCCCAAGGAGGCTTTCGCTGCTCCCGAGAAGGAGTCCGTGATCATCCCCGAGGCCATCACCCCGAAGGCCAAGAAGGAAGAGGCCGCCGACGAAGCCGCTGCAGAAGCACCGGCCGAAGAGTCTGCGGACGAAACCGCAAAGGCTGAGTAA
- a CDS encoding VOC family protein codes for MNFQAKDQDLLAGDLTMGTVMLKVGDMANMTKYYRNALGLDPVAEGLGGVYLGRGATPLVHLAPAAGLQLPSRGEAGLFHTAFLFDSQSDLAATVASAAQTDPTRFVGSADHLVSEAFYFTDPEGNGIELYYDRPREQWEWNETATGKEVHMDSLALNPQSYLQSHLTEDSVRKQHDAGAAIGHVHLQVGDTSVAEQFYVNILGFERTAGWHGQALFVSAGGYHHHMAMNVWNSRGAGPRKDTLGLGEVLIHVPNDDEVGALAQRLASAGVSHHHTGAELRFEDPWRNQLRVAVS; via the coding sequence ATGAACTTTCAAGCAAAAGACCAGGACCTGTTGGCCGGCGACCTCACCATGGGCACCGTAATGCTCAAGGTGGGGGACATGGCGAACATGACCAAGTACTACCGGAACGCGCTGGGCTTGGATCCTGTGGCGGAAGGCCTCGGCGGTGTCTATCTGGGCCGCGGCGCCACGCCGCTGGTCCACCTGGCACCCGCCGCCGGACTCCAGCTGCCGTCGCGCGGCGAGGCAGGACTGTTCCATACGGCCTTCCTTTTCGACAGCCAGTCGGACCTTGCCGCCACCGTCGCCTCTGCGGCCCAAACGGACCCCACGCGTTTCGTTGGCAGCGCCGACCACTTGGTGAGCGAAGCCTTCTACTTCACCGATCCAGAGGGCAACGGCATTGAGCTGTACTATGACCGGCCCCGCGAACAGTGGGAATGGAACGAGACCGCCACGGGCAAGGAAGTCCACATGGACAGCCTGGCCCTGAACCCCCAGTCCTACCTGCAGAGCCACCTCACCGAAGATTCCGTGCGCAAGCAGCACGACGCCGGCGCGGCCATCGGCCACGTCCACCTGCAGGTTGGCGACACTTCGGTGGCGGAGCAGTTCTACGTCAACATCCTCGGATTCGAGCGCACGGCCGGCTGGCATGGCCAGGCATTGTTTGTCTCCGCCGGCGGCTACCACCACCATATGGCGATGAACGTGTGGAACAGCCGGGGCGCAGGCCCGCGCAAGGACACCCTGGGCCTGGGGGAAGTGCTGATCCATGTTCCGAATGACGACGAGGTTGGCGCCCTGGCCCAGCGGCTTGCGAGTGCCGGTGTCAGCCATCATCACACCGGCGCCGAGCTTCGGTTTGAGGATCCCTGGCGCAATCAGCTGCGCGTCGCCGTCTCCTGA
- a CDS encoding alpha/beta fold hydrolase — MQHSSPKPRVVFVHGTGRFGIAAWPYQHRLASAYDCLFVRRHGFAPDGAPQRTDFGADMDIVVENLGDGGHLVAHSQGAVSAMMAAVERPELVASLTLFEPACLSLTADLPATRAHRKRLEPLFAARNELDDEQYHREFSRLVLGAAAKPLASAADRLQASRLRLQDPPWTAPLHIVPGVRTLVVTGGWEPLYEEVAEYLATTGAVHRHAANNHRPQDTPEGHGLLVDFLADGQHG; from the coding sequence ATGCAGCACAGCAGCCCCAAGCCCCGTGTGGTTTTTGTGCACGGAACCGGTCGCTTCGGCATCGCCGCGTGGCCGTACCAGCACCGTCTCGCCAGCGCCTACGACTGCCTGTTTGTCCGGCGGCACGGATTCGCTCCGGATGGTGCTCCGCAACGGACGGACTTCGGTGCAGACATGGACATAGTGGTGGAAAACCTAGGCGACGGCGGTCATCTCGTCGCGCATTCCCAAGGGGCCGTCTCGGCGATGATGGCGGCGGTGGAACGGCCGGAACTGGTTGCCTCCCTGACCCTGTTCGAACCTGCCTGTTTGTCGCTGACTGCGGACCTGCCGGCAACAAGGGCGCATCGGAAGCGGCTGGAGCCACTGTTCGCCGCAAGGAACGAGCTGGACGACGAGCAGTACCATCGTGAATTCTCGCGCCTCGTCCTTGGCGCGGCGGCGAAGCCCCTGGCCTCGGCCGCGGACCGCCTGCAGGCCAGCCGGCTCCGGCTGCAGGATCCGCCCTGGACCGCCCCGCTGCACATCGTTCCTGGCGTCCGCACGCTCGTCGTGACGGGCGGCTGGGAGCCGCTGTATGAAGAGGTCGCGGAATATCTGGCTACCACTGGCGCTGTACATCGCCATGCTGCCAACAACCACCGTCCGCAGGACACGCCCGAAGGCCATGGGCTGTTGGTCGACTTCCTGGCCGACGGACAGCACGGCTAG
- a CDS encoding NUDIX hydrolase, whose translation MSRHDLSGFYGSQWKRPANVAVVVRTVSGSILLSPDADGQASLPAGMVKSGEDPRATASRVLQATSLSLPLGRILAIDYQQTPASPAEAITFIYDGGTYDGGSLAAVAGGQAEFLAADLALAGLGRPQSAQLKAALDAHELLSVLELRDGQRIDTVQRDVPPRELLPDFDATISSGS comes from the coding sequence GTGAGCAGGCACGATCTGAGTGGATTCTATGGTTCCCAATGGAAGCGCCCTGCCAACGTGGCGGTGGTGGTACGCACCGTCAGCGGTTCCATCCTGCTCAGTCCCGATGCCGACGGCCAGGCATCGTTGCCTGCCGGGATGGTGAAGTCGGGGGAGGATCCGCGCGCAACGGCCAGCCGCGTTCTGCAGGCAACCTCGCTGTCGCTGCCGCTGGGCCGCATTCTGGCAATTGATTACCAGCAGACGCCGGCCTCGCCAGCGGAGGCCATCACCTTTATTTACGACGGCGGAACCTACGACGGCGGTTCGCTCGCCGCTGTGGCGGGCGGGCAGGCCGAGTTCCTCGCGGCCGATCTGGCGCTGGCCGGACTGGGCCGCCCGCAGTCGGCCCAGCTGAAGGCCGCCCTCGACGCCCATGAACTGCTTTCGGTGCTGGAGCTGCGGGACGGGCAGCGGATCGATACGGTCCAGCGGGACGTGCCGCCACGCGAGCTGCTTCCGGACTTCGACGCCACCATCAGCTCCGGATCCTAG
- the ffh gene encoding signal recognition particle protein yields the protein MFNSLSDRLASTFKNLRGKGRLSEADVDATVREIRRALLDADVAVPVVREFAAHVKERALGEEVSGALNPGQQVVKIVNDELVNILGGETRRIRLAKNPPTVIMLAGLQGAGKTTLAGKLSKWLRGQGHSPLLVAADLQRPNAVTQLQVNGQRAGVPVFAPHPGVQSEFESATGDPVAVARQGVEEARQKLHDVVIVDTAGRLGVDSEMMQQAADIRAAINPDEVLFVIDAMIGQDAVNTAQAFNEGVNFTGVVLSKLDGDARGGAALSVASVTGKPVMFASTGENLDDFEIFHPDRMANRILDMGDILSLIEQAEKSWDKGEAERMAQKFADQEDFTLDDFLAQMQQIRKMGSMKKMLMMMPGAAGMRQQLENFDEREIDRVEAIVRSMTPHERVAPKIINGSRRARIAKGSGVHVSEVNGLLERFGQAQKMMKKMAQGGGIPGMPGMAGPGGFSGGARKGKQVSKGKKKARSGNPAKAAQELREAEERRANAKKALPTGAAFGQQQEDFDPSALNLPKGFEKFLGK from the coding sequence GTGTTCAATTCACTCTCTGACCGGTTGGCCTCGACCTTCAAGAATCTGCGCGGCAAGGGACGTCTCTCGGAGGCGGATGTCGACGCCACTGTCCGCGAGATCCGGCGTGCCCTGCTGGACGCGGACGTCGCCGTACCGGTGGTGCGTGAATTCGCCGCGCACGTCAAGGAACGCGCGCTGGGCGAGGAAGTTTCCGGTGCGCTGAACCCGGGCCAGCAGGTCGTCAAGATCGTCAACGACGAACTTGTCAACATCCTCGGCGGCGAAACCCGCCGCATCCGCCTGGCCAAGAACCCGCCCACCGTGATCATGCTGGCCGGTCTTCAGGGTGCCGGTAAGACCACGCTTGCCGGCAAGCTGTCCAAGTGGCTCAGGGGACAGGGCCACAGCCCGCTGCTGGTCGCCGCGGACCTCCAGCGGCCCAACGCCGTCACCCAGCTGCAGGTCAACGGCCAGCGCGCAGGCGTGCCGGTCTTTGCGCCGCACCCGGGCGTGCAGTCCGAATTCGAGTCCGCCACGGGCGATCCGGTCGCCGTCGCCCGCCAGGGTGTCGAGGAAGCCCGCCAGAAGCTGCACGACGTGGTCATAGTGGACACCGCCGGCCGCCTCGGCGTGGACTCGGAAATGATGCAGCAGGCCGCGGACATCCGCGCAGCCATCAACCCGGACGAGGTCCTCTTCGTCATCGACGCCATGATCGGCCAGGACGCGGTCAACACCGCGCAGGCGTTCAATGAAGGCGTGAATTTCACCGGCGTCGTGCTTTCAAAGCTCGACGGCGATGCCCGCGGCGGTGCCGCGCTTTCCGTTGCGTCCGTGACCGGCAAGCCCGTCATGTTTGCCTCCACCGGTGAGAACCTGGACGATTTCGAAATCTTCCACCCGGACCGGATGGCCAACCGCATCTTGGACATGGGCGACATCCTCTCCCTGATCGAGCAGGCGGAGAAGTCCTGGGACAAGGGCGAAGCCGAGCGCATGGCGCAGAAGTTCGCCGACCAGGAAGACTTCACGCTCGATGACTTCCTCGCGCAGATGCAGCAGATCCGCAAGATGGGGTCGATGAAGAAGATGCTGATGATGATGCCCGGCGCGGCCGGCATGCGTCAGCAGCTGGAGAACTTCGACGAGCGCGAAATCGACCGCGTCGAGGCCATTGTCCGCTCCATGACCCCGCACGAGCGGGTCGCGCCGAAGATCATCAACGGCTCGCGCCGCGCCCGCATCGCCAAGGGCTCGGGCGTGCACGTCTCCGAGGTCAACGGCCTGCTGGAGCGGTTTGGCCAGGCCCAGAAGATGATGAAGAAGATGGCCCAGGGCGGCGGCATTCCGGGCATGCCAGGCATGGCTGGCCCGGGCGGCTTCAGCGGCGGCGCCCGCAAGGGCAAGCAGGTCTCGAAGGGCAAGAAGAAGGCGCGTTCGGGAAATCCGGCCAAGGCCGCGCAGGAGCTGCGGGAGGCCGAGGAGCGCCGTGCCAACGCCAAGAAGGCGCTGCCCACCGGCGCAGCTTTCGGCCAGCAGCAGGAAGATTTCGATCCGTCCGCACTGAACCTGCCCAAGGGGTTCGAAAAGTTCCTGGGTAAGTAA
- a CDS encoding glucose-6-phosphate dehydrogenase, producing MEIRTLLILGASGDLTGRLLLPGLGKLIAQGRTQGLSLVGAGSDDWDQDRWRERVDEAFGSCTEGANDAGLRELRKVQENTEYHMVDVTAEGALAELLGSVKGPAAVYFALPPAVSQQACEVLKPEDVPEGTRLVMEKPFGSSLVSAASLNGTLLRLVPEDHIHRVDHFLGKATVFNILGLRFANRLLEPLFSNEHVQKVEIFYDESLALEGRARYYDKAGALRDMIQSHLLQIMALMALNAPATLHERDLRDHIGSVLRASSVKPDFAKSTRRARYTAGEVDGRKIPDYVAEEGIDPARNTETLAEIEVSINNSRWTGVPFILRSGKALGKKQKEAIVTFKPVNHLPTGFKGVDAPTRLRIGFGPDTLRLEIDVNGPGDIFTLDREVMETNLHSADLLPYGEVLDGILTSDPMLSVRGDIAEDCWRIVEPVLKAWEANEVPLEEYAAGSSGPAGWETSRDDTPMRTVDAEA from the coding sequence ATGGAAATCCGGACCTTGCTCATTTTGGGTGCTTCCGGAGACCTGACCGGACGGCTGCTGCTGCCGGGGCTGGGAAAACTCATCGCCCAGGGTCGGACCCAGGGCCTGAGCCTCGTGGGCGCGGGATCCGACGACTGGGACCAGGACCGGTGGCGCGAACGTGTCGACGAAGCCTTCGGATCCTGCACTGAGGGAGCTAACGACGCCGGCCTGCGGGAATTGCGCAAGGTACAGGAAAACACCGAGTACCACATGGTGGACGTGACGGCCGAGGGGGCCCTGGCGGAACTGCTCGGCTCGGTCAAGGGACCGGCAGCGGTCTACTTTGCTTTACCGCCCGCCGTCAGCCAGCAGGCCTGCGAGGTCCTCAAGCCCGAGGACGTGCCCGAGGGCACGCGCCTGGTGATGGAGAAGCCGTTCGGCTCCAGCCTGGTCTCCGCTGCCTCGCTGAACGGGACGCTGCTGCGGCTGGTGCCCGAGGACCACATCCACCGCGTGGACCACTTCCTGGGCAAAGCCACCGTATTCAACATCCTGGGCCTGCGCTTTGCCAACCGGCTGCTCGAGCCGTTGTTCAGCAACGAGCACGTGCAAAAGGTGGAAATCTTCTACGACGAGTCGCTGGCGCTGGAAGGACGGGCACGCTACTACGACAAGGCGGGTGCCTTGCGGGACATGATCCAGAGCCACCTGCTGCAGATCATGGCGCTGATGGCGCTGAATGCACCGGCTACATTGCACGAGCGGGACCTGCGCGACCACATCGGCAGCGTGCTGCGTGCCAGTTCGGTCAAGCCGGACTTCGCCAAGAGCACACGCCGCGCCCGGTACACCGCCGGCGAGGTGGACGGCCGGAAGATCCCCGACTACGTGGCCGAAGAGGGGATCGATCCCGCACGGAACACGGAGACGCTGGCGGAGATCGAGGTCTCGATCAACAACAGCCGGTGGACCGGCGTGCCGTTTATCCTGCGTTCAGGCAAAGCCTTGGGCAAGAAGCAAAAGGAAGCCATCGTCACCTTCAAACCCGTTAATCATCTGCCCACCGGGTTCAAGGGCGTGGATGCGCCCACGCGCCTGCGGATCGGTTTTGGCCCCGACACCCTGCGGCTCGAGATCGATGTCAACGGACCGGGCGATATCTTCACGCTCGACCGCGAGGTGATGGAGACCAACCTGCACTCCGCGGATCTCCTGCCGTACGGCGAAGTCCTGGACGGCATCCTGACCAGTGACCCGATGCTCTCGGTCCGCGGGGACATTGCGGAGGATTGCTGGCGGATTGTCGAGCCGGTCCTCAAAGCATGGGAGGCCAACGAAGTGCCGCTGGAGGAGTACGCAGCGGGATCGAGCGGACCAGCCGGCTGGGAAACATCGAGGGACGATACGCCGATGCGTACGGTGGATGCCGAAGCCTGA
- a CDS encoding P-II family nitrogen regulator: MKLVTAIIRPEKLDDVRGSLESYGVQGLTVSQASGYGRQRGHTEVYRGAEYTVDLLQKVRVEILVANEWANDIVDVLVATANTGHAGDGKVWLIDVEEAVRVRTGERGEAAI, from the coding sequence ATGAAACTGGTAACCGCAATCATCCGTCCCGAGAAGCTCGACGACGTCCGCGGCAGCCTGGAAAGTTACGGCGTGCAGGGCCTCACGGTCAGCCAGGCCAGCGGCTACGGCCGCCAGCGGGGCCACACCGAGGTATACCGCGGCGCTGAATACACCGTTGATCTGCTGCAGAAGGTACGAGTGGAGATCCTGGTCGCCAATGAATGGGCCAACGACATCGTCGATGTCCTGGTTGCCACCGCCAACACCGGACATGCCGGCGACGGCAAAGTATGGCTTATCGACGTCGAGGAAGCCGTGCGGGTCCGCACCGGCGAGCGCGGCGAAGCCGCTATCTAA
- a CDS encoding ammonium transporter translates to MDLSAGHVWVMISAALVLLMTPGLAFFYGGMTRAKAALNMMMMSFISIGLVAVVWVLWGYSMSGGEGIGQLFGNPFAAFGMQSLLNTEDLIGAGYGATFAIITVALISGAIADRAKFGAWAVFVPVWVTLVYCPLAFMVWGGGLLSAEGAVGSWAGEAIDFAGGTVVHINAGIAGLILALILGKRKGFGKDPAQRPHNIPFVMLGAALLWFGWFGFNGGAAGTAEEAGLIWVNTMVAPGAAMLAWLVVERIRDGRPTSLGAASGVVAGLVAITPACANVSPVGAIGLGIVAGALAALAVGLKYKFGYDDSLDVVGVHLVAGLVGTLALGFVALPLDGAGGGLLYGGGPGQLGAQTVAAVVSVVFTAIMTSVIGLAVHKTIGFRVTEDQEVIGVDLTQHAETAYEFGGLGTGGTFVPHPATDRSAHIKEEVKA, encoded by the coding sequence ATGGATCTGTCAGCAGGTCACGTCTGGGTGATGATTTCCGCGGCACTGGTGCTGCTCATGACGCCAGGCCTTGCATTCTTCTACGGCGGCATGACCCGTGCAAAAGCCGCCCTGAACATGATGATGATGAGCTTCATTTCCATCGGTCTGGTCGCCGTCGTCTGGGTTCTGTGGGGTTACTCCATGAGCGGCGGCGAGGGGATCGGCCAGCTCTTCGGGAACCCGTTCGCTGCGTTCGGCATGCAGAGCCTGCTGAACACGGAGGACCTGATTGGCGCCGGCTATGGGGCTACCTTCGCGATCATCACCGTGGCACTCATTTCCGGTGCCATCGCCGACCGCGCGAAGTTCGGCGCGTGGGCAGTCTTCGTCCCGGTCTGGGTCACTCTGGTGTACTGCCCGCTGGCTTTCATGGTGTGGGGCGGCGGCCTCCTGAGTGCTGAAGGTGCTGTGGGCAGCTGGGCAGGGGAGGCCATCGACTTCGCCGGCGGCACCGTGGTCCACATCAATGCAGGCATTGCTGGCCTGATCCTCGCCCTCATCCTGGGCAAGCGCAAAGGTTTCGGCAAGGACCCCGCGCAGCGTCCGCACAACATCCCCTTCGTCATGCTCGGTGCCGCGCTGCTGTGGTTCGGCTGGTTCGGATTCAATGGTGGCGCCGCCGGTACTGCTGAGGAAGCGGGGCTCATCTGGGTCAACACCATGGTGGCGCCCGGTGCCGCGATGCTCGCCTGGCTCGTCGTCGAACGCATCCGTGACGGCCGGCCCACGTCTCTTGGCGCCGCTTCCGGCGTCGTCGCCGGTTTGGTTGCGATCACCCCGGCCTGCGCGAATGTTTCTCCCGTCGGCGCCATCGGGCTCGGCATCGTTGCCGGTGCACTGGCAGCCCTCGCCGTGGGGCTGAAGTACAAGTTCGGCTATGACGACTCCCTGGATGTCGTTGGGGTCCACCTCGTCGCCGGACTGGTCGGCACGCTGGCCCTTGGCTTCGTTGCCCTCCCCCTGGACGGGGCCGGCGGCGGACTGCTGTACGGCGGCGGTCCCGGCCAGCTCGGTGCCCAGACGGTGGCAGCTGTTGTCTCCGTTGTCTTCACCGCGATCATGACGAGTGTCATCGGTCTGGCCGTGCACAAGACAATTGGCTTCCGCGTCACGGAGGACCAGGAGGTCATCGGCGTGGACCTGACGCAGCACGCCGAAACCGCATACGAGTTCGGCGGGCTGGGCACTGGGGGCACTTTCGTGCCGCATCCGGCCACGGACCGCAGCGCGCATATCAAGGAAGAGGTCAAGGCATGA
- a CDS encoding MFS transporter: protein MPLFRRSARSSAEPARPRPERQRPTPIPRDIKVLVAAAFVIALGYGLVAPVLPQFAASFDVGVAAASIIVSVFAFTRLIFAPAGGALVGRWGERRVYLTGLLIVAASTGACALAQGYWQLLLFRGLGGLGSTMFTVSATALILRLAPPDSRGRVSGLYASTFLMGGILGPVVGGLLAGLGLRVPFVVYAVALLVAAAVVAVMLKKPERSSADGTDSPIQPMPLGEAMKDPGYRAAIASAFANGWATFGVRMSLIPLFAGAVLGAGPETAGLALAVFAVGNALALTFSGKLSDTLGRRPLVISGLAVAGLAIAAIGFTDSVPVFVAVSVIAGFGSGLLGPAQQAAVADIIGNQRSGGKVLAVFQMSTDAGAIVGPVLAGALADRLDYGWAFAVTGCVTIIAALFWLFFGRETLPVQQSEPSADESRP from the coding sequence ATGCCCCTCTTCCGCCGCTCGGCCCGTTCCTCTGCCGAGCCCGCCCGCCCTCGGCCGGAACGCCAGCGCCCCACACCCATCCCCCGCGATATCAAAGTCCTGGTGGCAGCCGCCTTCGTGATCGCGCTGGGTTACGGCCTCGTAGCTCCGGTACTGCCGCAGTTCGCTGCCAGTTTTGACGTCGGCGTCGCTGCCGCGTCCATCATCGTCAGCGTTTTCGCCTTCACCCGGCTGATCTTCGCCCCGGCGGGCGGGGCACTGGTGGGCCGCTGGGGCGAACGACGGGTCTACCTCACCGGACTGCTGATCGTCGCCGCCTCCACCGGCGCCTGTGCCTTGGCGCAGGGCTACTGGCAGCTGCTGCTGTTCCGCGGGCTCGGCGGTCTGGGCTCCACCATGTTCACCGTTTCCGCCACCGCGCTGATCCTCCGGCTCGCGCCGCCTGACAGCCGGGGACGCGTCTCCGGCCTCTACGCTTCAACGTTCCTGATGGGCGGAATCCTCGGGCCCGTTGTGGGCGGCCTGTTAGCCGGTCTCGGACTGCGGGTTCCCTTCGTGGTGTACGCCGTCGCACTTTTGGTGGCTGCCGCCGTCGTCGCTGTCATGCTGAAGAAGCCGGAGCGCAGCTCCGCAGACGGAACGGACTCCCCCATCCAGCCGATGCCGCTGGGCGAAGCGATGAAGGATCCGGGGTATCGGGCGGCCATCGCCTCCGCCTTTGCCAATGGCTGGGCCACATTCGGAGTCCGTATGTCGTTGATTCCGCTCTTTGCGGGCGCCGTCCTGGGCGCAGGACCGGAAACGGCCGGGCTTGCCCTGGCAGTTTTTGCCGTGGGCAACGCCCTGGCACTGACATTTTCAGGCAAGCTCTCCGACACTTTGGGACGCCGACCGTTGGTCATTTCCGGCCTGGCCGTCGCAGGACTGGCGATCGCCGCCATCGGGTTTACCGACTCGGTCCCGGTGTTCGTTGCCGTGTCCGTGATCGCCGGTTTCGGATCCGGCCTGCTCGGACCTGCCCAGCAGGCAGCGGTGGCGGATATCATCGGCAATCAACGCAGCGGCGGAAAAGTTCTCGCGGTGTTCCAGATGTCTACAGACGCCGGTGCCATCGTGGGGCCCGTGCTCGCCGGCGCCTTGGCAGACAGGCTGGATTATGGCTGGGCCTTCGCGGTCACCGGTTGTGTGACCATCATCGCGGCCCTGTTTTGGCTCTTTTTCGGTCGGGAAACACTCCCCGTCCAGCAATCGGAACCCTCTGCCGACGAGTCCCGCCCCTAA
- a CDS encoding HNH endonuclease yields the protein MFESIVPAEMDPVKPVPGDPGAALVRSMILELANMDPDVSEGVRIDRIAALEELKAASAAGQARETEAFAASRREARAAAGVPAERRGRGLAKEIGLARKDSPNRGGKHLGMATTLIREMPHSYRALAEGRLNEWRATILVRETACLSVEDRAKVDRELCADPKTLQGCGDKQIGAMAKQAALRLDPLSVVRRAAKAENERHVSCRPAPDTMAQVSCLVPVTQGVAVLAALTREADRLKAQGDERSRGQLMADIFVERVTGQPAENPAKIEVQLVMTDRTLFQGDSEPAHLAGYGIVPAQWARNLIRTEDTDTDDTNGSAGTDTTDAGNPVNGAAKEDEGGAGTANPGTRDGATASGPPGTGEPEPVIDTAAGNGDTGDSDAGKTREAGTATGPPGPKRRAPGDAGDATEVEVWVRRLYTAPGTGQLHGMDSRARLMPAGMQRVIQARDQLCRTPWCDAPIRHHDHVVPWRNNGQTTEINGQGLCEACNLAKESEGWHAQTVPGPRHTVETTTPTGHTYLSTAPALPGTPPATAQPDETPEPQSIFEQALGRIDFLYRPAA from the coding sequence ATGTTCGAGTCAATCGTTCCAGCAGAGATGGATCCGGTGAAGCCGGTTCCCGGTGATCCGGGTGCCGCCCTGGTCCGCTCAATGATCCTGGAACTGGCGAACATGGACCCCGACGTCTCCGAAGGCGTACGGATCGACCGAATCGCCGCCCTGGAAGAACTCAAGGCCGCCTCGGCTGCGGGGCAGGCCCGCGAGACCGAGGCGTTCGCGGCCTCCCGGCGGGAGGCCCGGGCCGCGGCCGGGGTTCCGGCGGAGCGGCGGGGCCGGGGCCTGGCGAAGGAGATCGGTCTGGCCAGAAAGGATTCGCCGAACCGGGGCGGTAAGCACCTGGGGATGGCGACCACGCTGATCAGGGAAATGCCCCACAGCTATAGGGCGTTGGCGGAGGGCCGGCTGAACGAGTGGCGGGCGACCATCCTGGTCCGCGAGACCGCGTGCCTGAGCGTGGAAGACCGCGCCAAGGTTGACCGGGAGTTGTGTGCTGATCCGAAGACGCTGCAAGGGTGCGGGGACAAACAGATCGGGGCGATGGCGAAGCAGGCCGCGCTGCGGCTGGACCCGTTGTCGGTGGTCCGGCGGGCCGCGAAAGCCGAAAACGAACGCCATGTCTCCTGCCGTCCGGCGCCGGACACCATGGCCCAGGTGAGCTGCCTGGTGCCGGTGACACAGGGCGTGGCCGTCCTCGCGGCCCTGACCAGGGAAGCCGACCGGTTGAAGGCGCAGGGCGATGAACGCTCCCGGGGACAGCTGATGGCCGACATCTTCGTCGAACGCGTTACCGGCCAACCGGCCGAGAACCCGGCAAAGATCGAGGTGCAGCTGGTCATGACCGACCGCACCCTGTTCCAGGGCGATTCCGAGCCGGCACATCTGGCCGGGTACGGCATCGTCCCCGCCCAATGGGCCCGTAACCTGATCCGCACCGAAGACACCGACACCGACGACACGAACGGCAGCGCCGGCACGGACACCACCGACGCCGGCAACCCGGTAAATGGTGCTGCCAAGGAAGACGAAGGCGGTGCTGGCACAGCCAATCCCGGCACCAGGGATGGCGCTACGGCATCCGGCCCGCCAGGAACTGGCGAACCGGAACCAGTCATCGATACTGCTGCCGGGAACGGAGATACCGGCGACAGCGACGCCGGCAAGACAAGAGAAGCCGGCACGGCGACCGGGCCTCCCGGTCCGAAGCGAAGAGCCCCCGGCGATGCGGGTGATGCGACGGAGGTGGAAGTGTGGGTCCGCCGGCTCTACACCGCGCCGGGCACCGGGCAGCTGCACGGGATGGATTCGCGGGCAAGGCTGATGCCGGCCGGCATGCAGCGGGTCATCCAGGCCAGAGACCAGCTCTGCCGCACCCCCTGGTGCGACGCGCCGATCCGCCACCACGACCACGTCGTGCCCTGGCGCAACAACGGGCAGACCACCGAGATCAACGGGCAAGGCCTGTGTGAAGCGTGTAACCTCGCGAAGGAATCAGAGGGCTGGCACGCCCAAACCGTCCCCGGGCCACGGCACACCGTCGAAACGACCACGCCGACCGGGCACACCTACCTATCCACCGCACCGGCACTGCCCGGCACACCACCGGCAACCGCGCAACCGGACGAGACGCCAGAGCCGCAGTCAATCTTCGAACAGGCACTCGGCCGCATCGACTTCCTCTACCGCCCCGCCGCCTGA